CAACCACTATTTCACTCTTCTTTAAACAACGCCGTACTCAAATATCTTTCTCCAGTATCCGGAGCAACTACCACTACTCTTTTTCCTTTTCCTAATTTTTTGGCCATCTGTAAAGCCGCATTCACCGCCGCACCACTGGAGATACCAACTAAAATACCTTCCTGGCTTGCAAGCTTCCTCGCAGTTATAAATGCGTCTTCATCGGCAATTTTTATTACTTCATCTATAATATTTTTATTAAGCACCTCAGGTATAAAGCCGGCACCGATACCTTGAAGCTTATGGGGGCCCGGTTTGCCTCCGGAAATAACCGGTGAAGCTTCCGGTTCCACTGCAATTACTTTAATTGATGGAATTTTTTCTTTTAATACTTCTCCAACCCCGGTTAAAGTACCGCCGGTACCAACTCCGGCTACAAATGCATCAATATTTCCTTCTGTCTGTGTCAAAATCTCTACTGCAGTTGTCCTTCTATGAACATCCGGATTTGCAGCATTTCTAAACTGCTGAGGCATAAAATAACCGGAATTTTGACTAACCAGCTCTTCCGCTTTTGCAATAGCACCCCTCATGCCTTCTGCGCCAGGAGTAAGTACCAGTTCTGCTCCATAAGCCTTTAAGAGATTTCTTCTCTCAATACTCATTGTATCCGGCATAACAAGTATTACCCTATATCCTTTTGACGCACCTACCATTGCAAGACCTATACCTGTATTACCACTGGTAGGTTCTACAATCGTAGAACCAGGCTTAAGTAGTCCTTTATTTTCTGCATCTATTATCATATTCAAGGCAATTCTGTCTTTCACACTGCTTCCGGGATTAAAAGATTCTAATTTTACCAATACTTCCGCACTATCTTCATCTACCAGACGGTTTAACCTCACCATAGGCGTTTGACCTATTAGTTCATAAATATAATTTGCAACACGCATCTTTATACCTCCCCTTATCATACATAATTTAATGCAACCAGTACACAAGCTTGAACAGTGTTAATCCCTTTTTCTTCTGCAAGCTTCAATAGTTCATCATTTACTGTACCAGGTTGAAGCCATATATTTTTTATCCCTAATCTTGCTGCTTCTTCCACTACTTTGATTCCATGTCTTGGCGCTACCACCATATCAATTACGTCCGGAACTTCAGGTAATTCGCTCAAGTTTGAATAGCACTTATCTCCTTCGACCTCTGAATAATTCGGATTTACAGGATATACTTTATATCCCCGGCTTTTAAGTTTCTGATAGATCTTGTAGCCATACTTCTCCTGATTTTCAGTAGCTCCAACCACTGCCCAGGTTTTCATTTTCAAAAGTTCTTCTTCTCTCATAGTTACCACCTCGTTATTTAGCATTTTAATTTAACGCATTGTGCTATATAGTTCACAGTTCTCAGTTCACAGTAGTAAACGATTTAATAGCTTTTACTGTGAACCGTGAACTTATTGACTTTATCTGCTATGTAAAATCATTATCAGTAAATATATAGCTAAATTATATTCCAATCACTGAGTTTCAAGGCTAAGAGCCTGTAGAAGATAACAATTTTCCTTTTTCATCAATAGCAATATATTTTGTCGCTACTTTACTTATATTTACCCTTCCGTTAGTAATATCAATCATATTTTGGATAAACTGCTCCGATTGTTGAGCATTCACGAGAACAAATAATGTCACATCCTCTTGATATATGGTACCATCAATAATATGTCCGGAATTTACTATTTCATTCTGGATTTTACCTAACAAAGTATAATCTGTTTTTATTTTAATATTATCACAAAGCCTCATGTATATAATTCCCGCAGCAACCAAACCCTCTTTAGCACTTCTTCCATAGGCTCTGACAAGTCCTCCTGCTCCTAAAAGCGTACCTCCAAAATATCGCGTAACTACAACCACTACATCCTGCAGTTGTTCTTTTTTTATTACCTCAAGCGTAGGAATACCTGCCGTACCTGCCGGTTCTCCGTCATCACTATACCTTTGGATATTGTTATTGCCAATTACATATGCATAAACATTATGAGCAGCATCCCAGTACTTTGATTTTAGCTCATTAATAAAATCTACAGCCTCCTGCTCTGTAGTCACAGGTTTTACACTAGCAATAAAACGGGATTTCTTTTCTATTATTTCTGCCTGTCCATATTGATATACCGTTTTATACTCACACTGATGTTTATTGTCCACTATCTACTCCTCACTCCCCACTATGTATTCTTTTACCCTCCCAAACATTACTTCATCCACCAGTACATTCATTACAGTGCCCTCCTGTGTATATTCTTCCCTAAGAACATCACATTTTTCATGAATCTGGGACACTATGCTTCCCACTGAATAAGGAACACATATTTTAACCTTTATCTTTTTTCCCGGAACAATATCGTCCATCAACTCCAGTAAATCATTTATGCCTTTTCCGGTTCGGGCAGATACTTCCACGCTGCCTTTAACCATCTGCCGATCCTGAGGCAAATGAATATCATCCTGCTTTAAATCTATTTTATTGTATACCATTATAATAGGCTTGCTCGCAGCACCTAATTCTTTTAATATATTGTTAACCACCAGTATATGCTGTTCTGCCACATCACTGCTGGAATCTACTACGTGTAGCAATACATCTGCCAATACTGCTTCTTCTAAAGTTGATTTAAAAGCCTCTATCAGACGGTGAGGAAGTTTTCTTATGAAACCTACAGTATCCACCAATAAAACTTTACGGTTATCTGAAAGTTCTATGCTCCTGACAGTAGGATCCAGTGTAGCAAACAGCTTGTCCTCTGCCAATACATCAGAATGGGCAAGGGCATTTAATAAAGATGATTTTCCTGCATTCGTATATCCAACTAAAGCAACAACAGGTATTCCTTCTTTCTTTCGCCTGCTTCTCAAAAGTTCCCTGTGTTTTTTAATGTCTTTTAATTCATCTTCAAGGTAGCTGATTCGTCTTTTAATATGTCTCCGGTCAGTTTCCAGCTTGGTTTCACCAGGACCACGGGTGCCTATTCCCCCTCCAAGTCTTGAAAGAGCAGATCCAACCCCAACTAATCTTGGCAGCATATATTTTAGTTGTGCCAGTTCTACCTGAATTTTTCCTTCTTTCGTAAGAGCCCGGGCTGCAAAGATATCCAGGATAAGTGTACTTCGGTCAATAACCTTGATACCTGTAATGTCTTCGAGATTGCGTACCTGTGACCCGGTCAGCTCATCGTCAAAAATAATGAGGTTAGCTCCCAAACTTTCGCAAACGGCTTTAATCTCCTTTACCTTGCCTTCACCAACATAGGTTGATGTTTCTATAAATGTCCTGTTCTGTAAAATGGCAGTCAATACCTCCGCCCCAGCCGTATCAGCCAGACGTGCAAGTTCTGCCAACGACTCTTCGGTGGTATCTTCCAAACTATTCCGATTTCCTGTATGTACTCCTACTAAAACCGCCCGCTCTTTTTTTTCTTGAGTTTCTATATATTCCATAGTACCTCCATTAATCTTGCATCTTCATTCTATTATATTTTAATATACTTTTGCAACAACTTATTCATTTCCATCCACTGCTTCAATATTTTACTCAAGTTCATGTCTATCGTCCAGAAAGCTACATCTTCTTTTGCATAAAGCTCACAGCTGCCTATGGGAGATTCGCCTAATCTCAAGACTACTTTGCCAATCTTTTGTCCTCTTTTAATGGGAGCAGTTAACTGCTCAGGGACGATAAATTCCCTTTCAATATTAGCTAATTCTGTATCATTCAGATGCATGCTGATTTCACCTTTATTTATTGCATAAACCTTTTCTTTCTTTCCCTTTACTACCGGGATGCTTATCATTTCCTGTCCATCGGGCAGGACAGTAATTAATGGAAAATTGGAAAAAACATAATTTAATATTTTACGGCTATCATTGGAACGGCTATATTTTGAATTTGCCCCAAGCACCACACTTATCACCTGCCATCCATCCCTTGTGGCAGAAGTAACCAGACATCTCCCTGCAGGCCCGGTATACCCGGTTTTCACCCCATCTGCCCCCTCATAGGAATGTAGCATTTCATTGGTATTTGTATATTCTTTCCCATTTTCCATTCCTTCACGGGGTACTACTTTTGATTTCGTTTTTACAACTTCTGCAAAAATAGGATTGGTAAGGCAGTACCGCGCGATTATTGCCAGGTCGTACGCTGTAGAATAATTATTTCTATCCAGACCATGAGGTGAGCCGTACTTTGTATTTTTTGCACCAATTTCAAGAGCCTTTTCATCCATCATTGCTACAAAGTTTTCAACATTTCCGGCTATATGTTCTGCTATTGCGATTGCTGCATCATTTCCGGATGGTAACATAAGGGCATATAATAAATATTCCAGCTTTATTTTCTCACCTACCTTCAAGTGGGCTTGAGAGCCGCCTACATATGCCGCCCTTTTACTTACCGTTACAATATCATTTAAATCTCCTTTTTCAATGGCTAATATTGCAGTCATCATCTTGGTAGTACTGGCCATTTGACGCCTGCTATAAGCATTTTTGCTATACAGTATTCTCCCATTAATTGTATCGATTGCCACTGCTGCTGGAGAAGATATTTTAGGAAGCTCGCTTTCACTCTGTTCTAAAACAGGTATTTCCTCAAAATCAAATTCCACGTCTTCGTCTTCTTGCGCTCTTATGATGTTTTGAAAAGAAAAAATGAATGCAATTATGATTATTATTGCTATGAAACGTTTATACCACAAAATCCACCACACCCTTACTTAACTTTACTTAAAACCTCAGGCAGGTTCAAAGTTATAATAAACCTACACCTTTATACATTTGTTATTCCTTTTATTAAGTTATTAGTTTTAAATTGATAATATAACTTAAAAAGTGTGGTGGTATTAAAAAAGCAACAAATACTTAACCTTTTAATCTTTCAATACAAACCGCAATGGGAGGATAGTTAATCTGATTTATAAAATGGTACATTAGCACACTGTACTTCCTGCAATCTAGTTCTCTTAGAAATCCCAAAACTGCATCTTTTTCCTCAAATCCGCTATCTCCTCCATAGTATATCACCAGCATTACAATTCCGTGAGGTACTATAAGCTCCAGACTTTTCTGAATTGCCATTATTGTCGTCTCAGGTCTGGTATGTATTTTATGGTCACCGCCAGGAAGATAACCGAGATTAAACATAACAGCCTTTATTCCTGCTTCCACATACCAGTCAATGTTTTCATGTCCATCTTTTATAAGTGTCACACGGTCCAGAACATTCTCATTTATTAGTTTTTCTCTTGTATTCTCAAGAGCTTTATCTTGTATGTCAAAGCAATAGACATGCCCACTATCTCCCACTAATTTGGCTAGAAACACGGTATCATTTCCATTCCCTGCAGTTGCATCTACCACAATATCTCCGGCACAGACTACCTTCTCAACAACTTCATGGGAGATGCCTAGGGAATTCTTAAGGACTCTCATTCTATTTTTCATCTCCTATAAATTTTATTCATCTATATGAAATGCACTAAAAACTTTACTATATATTACCTTATTTAGCCAGCCAAATCAATATGCAGCTTTATAATATCAACCTTGTAACATACTTTCAAGTTTTTTTGCATCATCTATAGGTGCCTGGCAAGCAAAGTTTTGACATACATAGGCAGTGGCTTTGTTATCTATGGACCGCTACCTTCTATATATTTACTGATAATGATTTTACATGGCAGATAAAGTAAATAAGTTCACAGTTCACGGTTCACAGTAAAAGCTATTAAATCGTTTACTACTGTGAACTGAGAACTGTTAACTGTGAACTAAGACACAGACAAAGGGACAGGTGCGTTATCTGCTAAGCTTTTTCTACAACATATAGACATAACAGACGATGTACCTGTCCCCCCGTCCTGTGTTTGCTAAAAAATGCGTCTGCTATTACATTTTTTCAATAAACTTTGGACAAAATAGCATTGGTGAAAGACCAGCTAATTAAAGTCAAGAGTTTTTAAGAAAAATTTTGAGAAATTTTTTTAGACTCCTGACGTTAATCAAAGGCATGACAACAAGACCACCTAAGTGAAGTAGACATAAAATAGCTGGTCTGAAATAATAAGTTGCTCTTTGAAAACTGAACATCAAGTACAAGTACTATTAAGCTGCTGTATGCTTTGCTGCAAGATTCTTCGCATGCTCTTGGGGGCTACGTAGCTGATAAGGCTTTCTATCCCTCAGAACAGCAAAAATATAATTAACAAGCTTACGCATAACAGCTCCCAAAGCTACTTTTTTAGGTTTGCTCCGGCACTTCTGTTGATAAAACTCCAGTAACACAGGGTTGCAAGCTGTCTTATCCCTCTTGGTACGGATATTGGCAAGAGCAATTGTAAAAAGCACCCTGCGAAGCAGCCTTGAACCCCTCTTAGACATCTTGTTACGTGTACCGGTAAACTCTCCGGACTGCATGACAGAGGGGTCAATGCCGAAATAAGCAACCAGCTTGCCCGGCTTTTTAAAGGCCGAAAAGTCGCCAATCTCCGCAAGAATGGTGGCAGCAGACAGAAGGCCTATGCCGGGAATGCTCTGCAAGAGTTCAAGCGTCAATGCAAGTACAGGCATGTCCTTTGCCAGGTCCTCATCAATCAGCTTATGGATGGCTTTAAGGACTTTCTCCAGGTTTTCCTCCAGGGTTCTGATCATGGAGATGTACACACCGAGCATGGCAATATTTGAGGAATTGTGAATGCTCAAAGGTTCAAAATCTCTGGCCTTGGAGACCAAAAGCTCATACTTTTCAGTTGCCCATTTAAGGCTTTTGTGGGACTTTTCCTGAATCATTGAAATCAGCTTGTTCCTGTCAGCCTTAAGAATATGGGCAGGCGTAGGATACTCCTCCAGGACTGCAAGAGCAGCCTTTGAAAAGATGTTGGGGAATACATCCTTAAAGTTTAGCATGAGTTGGTCAACAATACCCGTAAACCTGTTTTTGTAGGCAGTAAGCTCGTCAGAGAGCTTGTAGTACTGGCGGCAAAGGCTCCTTAAGCATTCAATATCCTCATCGAGGATATTAGTAGTTTTAAGCTCCTGAAATCTGTAGAGCAATGCAATTTTCCGGGCATCCACTTTATCATTTTTCACTTTTCTAATTCCAATATTTTTGATAGAATCAGTCTGGATGGGGTTTGTTACTGAAACCTCAAATCCAGCTTTACAAAGTGAATGGAAAAGGATTTTGTGATAGTGCCCGGTGGATTCCATGACGACGAAAGGCCTTGAATCAAAGTCCTTTTCCGTTTTTTTCAGCAATTCAACGGCTCTTTCAACGTCGGTACTGGAATCATGGCGAATCTTCATGCGGGCAATTACTTCATTGGATGGAGAAAGAATCGCCATCTCACTGAAGAACTTGCCCACATCAATGCCTGCAATGGGTCTGAAATTCATTAAAAATGCCTCCTTTACAAGATTGATGGACTTAAAAGCCTCCATTCCTTCCCATGTAAGCAAACAACCTTGCATGTGACACGAGGAACCAGCTTATTAGCTGGCCTCAACCAGCCAAATCATGTAGACTTACCGGAATGGATAAATACTCTTTCACACGGGTAATCGGCCCGCTAAGGTCCGTCCCAGGAGGTGATACACACACCTTCCAAGTCCGGAAGATATTATACATGATTTTCAAGGTTCAGGCCAACAGGTGCTGGCATAATGGCTAAGATGTGAAGCCGTATGATGTGCTTGATGTTTAGAAAAGTATGAAGTTTGAAGTGTTATGTTAACAATGATTTTTAATGGGTCGAACAGTGGCTTCGGTCACTGATTTAATACAATATTAATTGTACAAGCGAGGTGATAATATGACAGTACAAAGTGACTTGCAAAAAGCAATAGCATCCTGCGAGGCTGCCAAAGGAAGTTATGCAATGATGGCTCAATCAACTGAGGACCCGCAGGCAAAGCAGATGTTTAATAGTATGAAAGCTGATATTGATAGGCATATTCAATATTTAAACGGCAGGTTAAGTTACTTAAACCAGAATAATGATTTAAATAAAAAGAAGCAGTAGAAGTGATCAAGGGCGGCTAATATATGCCGCTCTTTAATTAATAAATAATTGGTCTCCTTCTTTCGTATTTGTCCGGCTGATGGTACCCGCAGGCAGTTCCAGCACCCTGACGGCTGTTTTTACCATTGGGCTAACCCGGTTGGGTTGAAGATTTTGAATTGTATGTACGATTGTGTTATCTCTCGAAATAAAGACAACATCCAGCGGAAATCTCATCCCAAAGGTATGTACCATATTACAGGGCATCAATATCAGACCCTCGCCTTCATCCAGTTCTTTTCTAAACATTAATCCTTTTAATCTGGACATAAACGTTTTTGCCAGTTTTGCTCTATCAGCCAAAATAAGATTATTATTAAAATTTTTAATTAGCATCAGGATTCACCCTCTATTTTTGTATCTTTTAAAAATCTTAACTCTTCTGTTATTAAATAAAAATACACTCTTATTTTTTAAAAGTATCAATCAACCTTATAACTACAGGTCCTAAAAGTACAGTAAAAATTGTAGGAAAGATAAAAAATACCATTGGTAAAAGCATCTTTATTGGGGCTTTCATCGCTTTTTCCTGTGCCCTTTGACGCCTCCGCAATCTCATCTGGTCTGATTGGATTCTTAATACATTGCCTATGCTAACCCCTAATTGATCCGCCTGGATTACTGATGCTATAAAAGTAGTAACATCTATCACAGCTACTCTCGCACTCATGTTTCTAAGTGCATCCCTTCTTGGCTTTCCCATTTTTATTTCCTGGAGAACCTTGTCAAATTCCTTGGCCAATACTCCCGGCATCTTTTCCACAACTTTCCCTAACGCTGCATCAAAACCAAGCCCTGCTTCTACACTAACCGTTAACAAGTCAAGAATATCCGGAAGGGTCTTTATAATTTCTTTTTGCCTTTGTTGAATCTTGGATATTAGTATAAGGTTAGGCCCCAGAATTCCTATCAAAACTTCTATTCCGGTGATTAAAGCCATCCTTTGGAATTCCGCTTTAAAGGCAATTCCGATTAAAATTGAACCTAATGGTACTAATACAGTTAGAAAAGCCTGCAAACTGAGCCACTCGTTTATTCCGAAATTATATGGAGTTCCTGCCGCAATAATTTTATTTTCATAATTGTTAATGATTTCTTTAGGGGTAACTCTTATCAGAAATGCTGCCAGCTGTTTTAGCATCGGTTGTACCACCCTTGTATGAAAAGGCTTTGCCAATTCTCCCTCTTCAGCATCTGAACTTTCGTTCATAGCTATTTTGTTGAGTCTTTGTGCTATAATCATTTTATTATTCCTGGAAAAGCTGTAAATTGCAAGTATAATTACAAATGTTGTAACAAATGAAAAGAATAAAATTAATAACATTTGCATTTCCTCACCCCCTCAGACTTCAATTTTTACTATTTGATTTATAAAATAGATCCCTAACAATTCCATAATAATGGATATGCCTACCATCATAAGTCCTAATTTACTGGTAAAAAGTACCCCAATATGCTTCGGGTTAATAAGTGCTAAAACTACACCCATGGCCGGTGGAAGAATAGAAATGATAAGCCCGGACATCCGGCCCTGTGCAGTAAGGGTCTTTACTTCTCCTTTTATTCGGACCCTCTCCCGGATAGTTTCAGAAATATTATCCAATATTTCTGCGAGATTTCCTCCTACCTGTCTCTGAATCAATATGGCAGTAATCATCAATTCCAGATCATCGCTTTCAACTCTCTTCACAAGATTTTCCAGAGCATATTCTGTTGAAAGTCCAAGATTAATCTCTTTTTTTACCTGTGCGAATTCTTCTGCTATGCTTCCTGACATTTCGGTTGAAGTTGCATCAATTGCTTGAAAAAAACTATAGCCTGCCTTCAAGGAATTTGAAATTAATGAAATTGCATCTCCCAATTGGTCATTGAGCAGCTTAATTCTTTTCTTTTTTTTCGATTTTACAAATAATATAGGCAAGTACCACCCTATTGTGCCCAGAGTCAGCCCGGTTATAATACTTTTTGAAACTATGAAAAACACAATCATGAAGGTAATTGCGCTGATAATGCATAGCGTAATAAACTCTTCACCTTTAAGAGGTATATGTGCTTTTATAAGCTGGGCCTGAATGTTCTTCTTATAACTGCTAAATATTCCCAGGTTTCCAATTTCTTTTCCCGAAGATAATAAATTTTTTATAATCCTGTTAAAATTTCGCTTTTCCTGACCTTCTTGAGCTTGGTCCACATTTACATACTTTTCTACCCGATTGATTAACTTCTTTCTAAATATGAAGATATTCACTACACTGTAACCGGCTAATAGTACAGTAATAAACGCAAAAAAAACAATAAGGTATAGCATTATTCCACCTCTATTATGGGGTAAGTTTATATTTTTTTACTTAAGAACAAATCTGAAGGTAATTTGACGCCTACACTTTCCAATTTTTCAAAAAACCTAGGCTTTATGCCTGTAGGCATAAATTCACCAAGAATTTTTCCTTTTTCATCTCTGCCTTTTTGTTTAAATATGAATATGTCCTGGAGGGTAATTACATCTCCTTCCATTCCTGCTACCTCGGTAATATGCGTTATTTTTCTACTGCCATCCTTTAATCTCGATTGTTGAATAATCAAGTCAATTGCTGAGGCAATCTGTTCCCTTATTGCTCTTACAGGCAGGTCCATCCCGGCCATAAGTACCATTGTCTCCAGACGCGACAGCATATCCCTGGGAGAATTTGCATGACCGGTAGTCAATGAACCATCATGTCCTGTATTCATTGCCTGAAGCATATCTAAAGCTTCGCCTCCTCTTACCTCACCTACAACAATTCTGTCAGGACGCATACGCAAAGAGTTTTTAACCAGGTCTCTAATAGTAATTGCACCTTTTCCTTCAATATTAGGAGGGCGGGTTTCCAGGCGTATTACGTGCTCCTGGCTTAGTTGAAGCTCTGCTGCATCTTCAATAGTAACAATTCTTTCGTCCGGTGGAATAAAAGATGATAATACATTTAAAGTTGTGGTTTTACCGCTGCCCGTTCCTCCGGAAACTACAATATTTAATCTTGCTTCAACGCACGCTTTAATAAATATTGCCATATTAGCATCTAATGAATTGAAATTGATAAGATCCTTAATAGTAAAAGGCCTTTCGGAAAATTTTCTTATAGTAATAACCGGCCCGTCCAATGCCAGCGGAGGTATAATCGCATTTACACGAGACCCATTCGGAAGCCTGGCGTCCACCATGGGAGAACTTTCATCAATTCTTCTGCCTATAGGCGCAACAATCTTTTCTATTACATGCATCACATGCTCATCATCGCGAAAAGTGACATCACTTAAAACCAACTTGCCTTTTTGCTCTATATAGACCTGTTTTGGCCCATTAACCATAATTTCTGATACATCCGGGTTATGAATAAGACTGTTAATAGGTCCAAATCCAATGGTTTCATCAATAATTTCCGAAATAATTTTTTGCCGGTCATTTCTTGAAAGAGGTACGTTTTCTTCTGATAAAGCTTTTTCTACCAGTAAAGCAATCTTTTTTTCCAATTCCTGAGAATCTTCTCCATCTTCTATATCATCTGGATTTATTTCATTTACAATTCTGTCAAATATTTTCTTTTTAATATCACGAAAAGGATCTTTCTTCTCAAAATGGCCAATTTTTTTATTTTTCCCGGCAAAACCGGCGTCATTCATTTCTACAGCTTTCTCTTTTTCTAATCGTTGTAATAGTGACATATGTGTTTCACCTCTCACTATTTTCTTCACATTCCACAAACTATTTTAAAATCCCAATATTTTTTGGAAAAACGACTTTTGTTGTGAGATATGTTTCTTTTCATTTGTAAGATGATAACCAATTTCATATATACTTTTTGCTACTTTTGTTTCTGCCCTGGTCAGGACAAAAGGAAAGCCTTTATTAACCGAATTTATTACAGTTTGGTTATCCTCCGGAATACTGATCCATATTTTATTCTTGACAGTGTCTTCAAAATCTTTATATGTAATGCCAAACTGCTCTGATGCCTTATTTAAAACTATTTTGACTTTGGAATCGGAATAATGCAATGAGTCCATTACTTCAAGGCCGGATTTGACATTTTTAATGGTTGGCAGGTCCATAGTAGAAATAAATAATACTGCATCTGATGCGTCCAGTGCGGTCAAAGTAGTCTCATTAAAATTTTGTGCAGTATCTATAATGATATAGTGATAACTTGCTTTTAATACCTTTATAATCTTTTCTATATGCTGTGCAGTTACATATTCGGCATATTCCGGTTTTACCGGTGCCGGCAGCACTCTTACACCGGAAAAATGGGTTACAAGGTACTCTTCCATCAGCTCTTCATCCAGAATATTTATTTCTTTTATAAGTTCTGTTATGGTGGTCTTAATGGAAACATTTAAATGAATCGCCACATCACCAAAGAGTAAATCAAAATCAAGCAGTGCAACTCTTTTTTTAGTTTGCCGGGCGATGGTAACTGCCAGATTTGTAGCGATAGTAGTTTTACCTACTCCTCCCTTGGTACTAAAAATAGATATTATCTTTGAATTTATCTCACCTTTATCTCTCGGAACAGCACTTTTCTGTTTTCTTTTAGTTTCGAGATTGTAAGTTTTTACAATAGTATTAACCAATTCTTCTCCGGTAAAAGGCTTGGTAATATAATCTCTGGCTCCCGCAGTCATTGCTTTTCGCAGGTATTCCTGTTCTATTTGGACTGACATAATGACAATCGTAGTCTCAGGAACCTCCAGAGAAATTTCCTCTGTTGCCTTAATTCCATCCTTTACCGGCATATTAATGTCCATCAATATTATATCCGGTCGTACTTCCCGGACAAGAAAAACTGCGTCTTCTCCATTTTCTGCTTCCCCGACAACTTCTATCCTTTCATCAAAAGATAACAAGGTTTTAATATTCTCTCTAGTCTCTCTAACGTCATCGGCTATGATGACCTTTATTCTTTCATTCATTTTTCCCCTTCTTTCTATTAATATAATTCAATTTATGAATAAGATACTTTTTATTTGGGTAAAACTACTTTTCCCCTATCCGTTACCAGATCCTCCCTTATGACGCCTTGCGTTGAAACAATATCATGGTCACCTACACGGCGTAATGCCATTTTCAGTACACCCATTTCTTCACCGAGAGCTAGTCTTTCTGCCTCCTGCAAGGTTACGGCCAGGGTAACTGTCTTCGGTAATTCTGTTCTTGGTCCTTCCGGAACATCCTGCAACTGTCCCATCCCTAATACCAAAATATTTTGCAGTATCACTTTGGAAGTTCTGGGATATACAATTTTTTGCCGGTTATCTTCAATTTCATATTTATCAAAAGTTGCAAGGATATCTACGTAATCCCCCGGTCGAATAAAATCTCCTACCTCTGTAGCTTCGTTTACATTGATGGTTACAGCTCTTTTACCTTCAGGAACTGCATAAGATAAGAGAAGTTTTTCTTCACCAATCAATCTGTCCTTAAGTATCTGTTCACCCTGTATAATTCTGTCACTCGCCCTTTTCCCCATAACTTCATTGATATCCGTACACGCTTGTGCATTAGCATAGGATTTCAGCACTTTTTCAATTTTCACATCATTAGAGGAGATCTCTGCCCTTTTTTCTATAGTCTTTACTGCAACGACTACATTTGTATATTCAACATTATTCTCAGACTTCTTTATTCCTTGAAGGTATGAGTAGATCAAAAATGAAGTGACTAATGCCAATACAACTGCTAAAAGTAATATTTTTTTATTTCCTGCTTGCATGGGAGATTCCTCCTATTCTACTAATTTTACTGCGTATAGACCATAATCCCTACCTGTCCCGTCGCTATCACCCACTGTAATATTTTTTATAAATCGTCCAAGTACCTGCAA
This portion of the Petroclostridium xylanilyticum genome encodes:
- a CDS encoding IS110 family transposase → MNFRPIAGIDVGKFFSEMAILSPSNEVIARMKIRHDSSTDVERAVELLKKTEKDFDSRPFVVMESTGHYHKILFHSLCKAGFEVSVTNPIQTDSIKNIGIRKVKNDKVDARKIALLYRFQELKTTNILDEDIECLRSLCRQYYKLSDELTAYKNRFTGIVDQLMLNFKDVFPNIFSKAALAVLEEYPTPAHILKADRNKLISMIQEKSHKSLKWATEKYELLVSKARDFEPLSIHNSSNIAMLGVYISMIRTLEENLEKVLKAIHKLIDEDLAKDMPVLALTLELLQSIPGIGLLSAATILAEIGDFSAFKKPGKLVAYFGIDPSVMQSGEFTGTRNKMSKRGSRLLRRVLFTIALANIRTKRDKTACNPVLLEFYQQKCRSKPKKVALGAVMRKLVNYIFAVLRDRKPYQLRSPQEHAKNLAAKHTAA
- a CDS encoding DUF1657 domain-containing protein, with the translated sequence MTVQSDLQKAIASCEAAKGSYAMMAQSTEDPQAKQMFNSMKADIDRHIQYLNGRLSYLNQNNDLNKKKQ
- a CDS encoding DUF192 domain-containing protein codes for the protein MLIKNFNNNLILADRAKLAKTFMSRLKGLMFRKELDEGEGLILMPCNMVHTFGMRFPLDVVFISRDNTIVHTIQNLQPNRVSPMVKTAVRVLELPAGTISRTNTKEGDQLFIN
- a CDS encoding type II secretion system F family protein yields the protein MQMLLILFFSFVTTFVIILAIYSFSRNNKMIIAQRLNKIAMNESSDAEEGELAKPFHTRVVQPMLKQLAAFLIRVTPKEIINNYENKIIAAGTPYNFGINEWLSLQAFLTVLVPLGSILIGIAFKAEFQRMALITGIEVLIGILGPNLILISKIQQRQKEIIKTLPDILDLLTVSVEAGLGFDAALGKVVEKMPGVLAKEFDKVLQEIKMGKPRRDALRNMSARVAVIDVTTFIASVIQADQLGVSIGNVLRIQSDQMRLRRRQRAQEKAMKAPIKMLLPMVFFIFPTIFTVLLGPVVIRLIDTFKK
- a CDS encoding type II secretion system F family protein, which codes for MLYLIVFFAFITVLLAGYSVVNIFIFRKKLINRVEKYVNVDQAQEGQEKRNFNRIIKNLLSSGKEIGNLGIFSSYKKNIQAQLIKAHIPLKGEEFITLCIISAITFMIVFFIVSKSIITGLTLGTIGWYLPILFVKSKKKKRIKLLNDQLGDAISLISNSLKAGYSFFQAIDATSTEMSGSIAEEFAQVKKEINLGLSTEYALENLVKRVESDDLELMITAILIQRQVGGNLAEILDNISETIRERVRIKGEVKTLTAQGRMSGLIISILPPAMGVVLALINPKHIGVLFTSKLGLMMVGISIIMELLGIYFINQIVKIEV
- a CDS encoding CpaF family protein, encoding MSLLQRLEKEKAVEMNDAGFAGKNKKIGHFEKKDPFRDIKKKIFDRIVNEINPDDIEDGEDSQELEKKIALLVEKALSEENVPLSRNDRQKIISEIIDETIGFGPINSLIHNPDVSEIMVNGPKQVYIEQKGKLVLSDVTFRDDEHVMHVIEKIVAPIGRRIDESSPMVDARLPNGSRVNAIIPPLALDGPVITIRKFSERPFTIKDLINFNSLDANMAIFIKACVEARLNIVVSGGTGSGKTTTLNVLSSFIPPDERIVTIEDAAELQLSQEHVIRLETRPPNIEGKGAITIRDLVKNSLRMRPDRIVVGEVRGGEALDMLQAMNTGHDGSLTTGHANSPRDMLSRLETMVLMAGMDLPVRAIREQIASAIDLIIQQSRLKDGSRKITHITEVAGMEGDVITLQDIFIFKQKGRDEKGKILGEFMPTGIKPRFFEKLESVGVKLPSDLFLSKKI